Proteins encoded together in one Cicer arietinum cultivar CDC Frontier isolate Library 1 chromosome 4, Cicar.CDCFrontier_v2.0, whole genome shotgun sequence window:
- the LOC101494461 gene encoding cytochrome P450 704C1-like, with amino-acid sequence MNFTDFLFVLKPLLAILIAIVLAAFIIIFHGSRIFDNKRRYHPVGGTVLHQLFNFHRLLEYMTDLTSERKTYRLLSFNRNEVYTADPANIEHILVTNFSNYGKGWYHHSVLTDLLGDGIFTVDGDKWRHQRKSASYQFSTKLLRDFSSSVFNSNAVKLAGIVSEAAKSNNIIELQDLFMKSTLDSVFKVILGVELDTMCGTYREGTQFSNAFDEASAALMFRYVNSFWKVQRFLNIGSEAVLRKSLRVIDEYVYKLIRTKIDQAQKPQDNSLDLKGDILSRFLELNETDPKYLKDIVLSFVIAGKDTTAITLSWFLYQLCKNPHVQEKIAQEIREATKVENGSTIAELAARVTEESMEKMQYLHAALTETLRLHPALPVESKYCFSDDKWPDGFSVRKGDLVSFQPYVMGRMKFLWGEDAEKFRPERWIDENGKFQKESPFKFTAFQAGPRICLGKEFAYRQMKVFAAILLGSHSFKLADQNKLVRYRTTLTLQMDGGLHVYAFQRDKY; translated from the exons ATGAATTTCACAGATTTTCTCTTTGTACTGAAGCCGCTTTTAGCAATACTAATAGCTATTGTTTTAGCTGCTTTTATCATCATATTCCATGGCAGTAGAATTTTTGACAACAAAAGAAGATATCACCCTGTCGGTGGCACAGTCTTGCACCAACTGTTCAACTTTCATAGGCTGCTTGAGTACATGACTGACCTTACAAGTGAGAGAAAAACTTACAGGTTGCTTAGCTTTAATAGAAATGAAGTGTACACTGCAGATCCTGCTAATATTGAGCATATCCTTGTGACAAACTTCTCAAACTATGGCAAG GGTTGGTATCACCACAGTGTCTTGACAGATCTACTAGGAGATGGTATATTCACAGTGGATGGAGACAAGTGGCGACATCAAAGGAAATCAGCAAGCTATCAATTCTCAACTAAGTTATTGAGAGATTTCAGCAGCTCAGTGTTCAACTCCAATGCAGTAAAACTTGCAGGAATAGTGTCTGAAGCTGCAAAATCAAACAATATCATTGAGCTGCAG GACCTGTTCATGAAATCAACTTTAGATTCTGTGTTCAAGGTTATCCTTGGTGTAGAACTTGACACCATGTGTGGAACCTATAGAGAAGGCACACAATTTTCCAATGCTTTTGATGAAGCAAGTGCTGCTCTCATGTTTCGGTATGTTAACTCTTTTTGGAAGGTTCAGCGGTTCCTCAACATCGGATCGGAAGCAGTACTTCGGAAAAGCCTAAGAGTGATCGACGAATACGTGTATAAACTTATCAGAACCAAGATTGATCAAGCTCAAAAGCCACAAGATAACTCACTT GATTTGAAAGGAGACATTTTATCAAGGTTTCTAGAATTGAATGAGACAGATCCAAAGTACCTTAAAGACATTGTTTTGAGTTTTGTCATTGCAGGGAAAGATACAACAGCAATCACTCTTTCCTGGTTTCTTTACCAACTATGCAAGAACCCTCATGTGCAGGAAAAGATTGCACAAGAGATTAGGGAGGCAACAAAAGTAGAAAATGGATCAACCATTGCTGAACTTGCAGCTAGAGTAACTGAAGAAAGCATGGAAAAGATGCAGTATCTGCATGCAGCTTTGACTGAAACACTCAGACTCCATCCAGCCCTTCCAGTG GAAAGCAAGTATTGTTTTTCAGATGACAAGTGGCCAGATGGATTTAGTGTGAGGAAAGGTGATCTTGTGTCATTTCAACCTTATGTTATGGGAAGGATGAAATTCTTGTGGGGTGAAGATGCTGAGAAATTCAGGCCAGAGAGATGGAttgatgaaaatggaaaatttCAGAAAGAAAGCCCTTTTAAGTTTACAGCCTTCCAG gcGGGTCCAAGAATTTGCCTTGGCAAGGAGTTTGCATACAGACAGATGAAAGTATTTGCTGCAATCCTGTTAGGTAGCCACAGCTTCAAATTAGCAGACCAAAATAAATTGGTAAGATATAGAACCACGCTCACTCTACAAATGGATGGTGGCCTGCATGTGTATGCGTTTCAGAGAGACAAATATTAA
- the LOC101493737 gene encoding DEAD-box ATP-dependent RNA helicase 7 — MTTNNGNENVNSLEFQLECKEKKKKKKFKSEEDEEPVVMEKKVDDPNAVSKFRISEPLREKLKEKGIESLFPIQAMTFDLVLNGSDLVGRARTGQGKTLAFVLPILESVANGPAKASRKIGYGRPPSVLVLLPTRELASQVNADFEVYGGAMGLTSCCLIGGSSYQVQELKRGVDIVIGTPGRIKDNIMRGNIDLSQLKFRVLDEADEMLRMGFVQDVELILGKVKNVENVQTLLFSATLPDWVKNIAVRFLKPDKKTADLVGNTKMKASTSVRHIILPCTESARSQLIPDIIRCYSSGGRTIIFTETRESASQLSGLLPGARALHGDIQQAQREVTLSGFRSGKFMTLVATNVAARGLDINDVQLIIQCEPPRDVEAYIHRSGRTGRAGNTGVSVMLYDPRRSNILKIERESGVKFEHASAPQPNDIAKAVGGEAAELITQVSDSVIPAFKSTAEELLKNSGLSVVELLAKALAKAVGYTEIKKRSHLTSMENYVTLLLETGRPIFTQTLAYKILRRFLPGDKVEAVKGLTITADGNGVVFDVPAEDLDTYLAGKENASDVSLEVLKALPLLQQRDQSRGGGRSGDGNGRGGGSRFSGGRSGGGRNGRISNDRFSNGGGRGRGNSGVKRW; from the exons ATGACGACGAACAATGGGAACGAAAACGTGAATAGTTTAGAGTTTCAGCTAGAGtgtaaagaaaagaaaaagaagaaaaaatttaaatctgaAGAAGACGAAGAACCTGTAGTAATGGAAAAGAAGGTGGATGATCCCAATGCGGTTTCTAAATTTAGGATATCTGAACCGTTGAGGgaaaaattgaaggaaaaaggAATCGAGTCACTGTTTCCTATTCAGGCTATGACTTTTGATTTAGTTCTTAATGGTTCTGATTTGGTTGGTCGGGCTCGCACCGGTCAG GGTAAAACTCTTGCCTTTGTATTGCCAATATTAGAATCTGTAGCGAATGGCCCGGCAAAAGCATCAAGGAAGATTGGATATGGAAGGCCTCCAAGTGTTCTTGTGCTTTTACCTACTAGGGAATTGGCCAGTCAG GTGAATGCTGATTTTGAAGTTTATGGTGGCGCAATGGGATTGACTTCTTGTTGTTTAATTGGAGGAAGTTCATATCAAGTTCAAGAGCTTAAGAGAGGTGTGGATATTGTTATTGGCACACCGGGCCGCATAAAG GATAATATAATGCGGGGAAATATTGACCTGAGCCAATTAAAGTTTCGAGTCCTCGATGAAGCAGATGAGATGCTGAGGATGGGTTTTGTTCAAGATGTTGAACTGATTCTTG GTAAGGtaaaaaatgttgaaaatgTTCAGACACTACTTTTCAGTGCTACTTTGCCAGACTGGGTTAAGAAT ATTGCTGTAAGATTTCTTAAGCCAGATAAGAAAACTGCTGACCTTGTTGGAAATACAAAAATGAAGGCTAGTACCAGTGTTAGGCATATTATTCTTCCTTGTACCGAATCTGCTAGGTCCCAGCTTATTCCAGACATTATTCGATGTTACAGCAG TGGAGGTCGAACAATTATATTCACCGAGACACGGGAATCGGCATCGCAACTTTCAGGGTTGTTGCCTGGAGCAAGAGCTCTCCATGGTGACATACAGCAAGCACAACGCGAG GTTACTTTGTCTGGCTTCAGGTCTGGGAAATTCATGACATTAGTTGCCACAAACGTGGCAGCACGGGGTCTGGATATTAATGATGTTCAGTTAATTATTCAG TGTGAACCTCCAAGGGACGTAGAAGCCTATATCCATCGTTCCGGGCGCACAGGAAGAGCAG GTAACACTGGAGTTTCTGTTATGCTTTATGATCCAAGGAGGtcaaatatattgaaaatagaGAGAGAGTCAGGTGTAAAATTTGAACATGCATCTGCCCCTCAGCCTAATGATATCGCAAAAGCTGTTGGTGGGGAAGCTGCAGAATTGATTACTCAAGTGTCTGATAG TGTGATTCCTGCATTCAAGTCTACTGCTGAGGAGCTTTTGAAAAACTCTGGTTTATCAGTAGTTGAATTACTTGCAAAGGCTCTTGCCAAGGCTGTT GGTTATACTGAGATCAAGAAAAGATCTCATCTCACTTCTATGGAGAACTATGTTACATTACTTCTTGAGACCGGGAGACCTATCTTTACCCAAAC TTTGGCATACAAAATCTTAAGGAGGTTCTTGCCTGGAGATAAGGTTGAGGCTGTGAAAGGTCTTACTATCACTGCAGATGGAAATGGAGTTGTTTTTGATGTACCAGCTGAAGATTTAGATACATATCTTGCTG GTAAGGAAAATGCTTCAGATGTAAGCTTAGAGGTGTTAAAAGCTTTGCCACTTTTGCAacagagagatcaatcaagagGAGGAGGAAGATCTGGTGATGGTAATGGTCGCGGTGGGGGGAGTAGGTTTTCGGGTGGGAGAAGTGGTGGCGGCAGGAATGGTAGAATTTCAAATGATCGATTTTCAAACGGTGGTGGTAGAGGTCGCGGCAACTCGGGCGTGAAGCGATGGTGA